The nucleotide sequence tttgtacaaAATGTAAGTTGCGTTTGCAgctttcaataaaaaaattttgtacaTATATTATGCAAGTTGCGTTTTGTTAATCtcaaaaacgaaaataaaagaaaaagttaacAAAGAAAAATACAACCTGCGTTTTGTGTGtttcagaaacaaaaaaaaaaaaagcgaaatAGCAAAATGCAATCTGCGATTTTCACTTATATCATAATAGTGTAAATACTTTATAATTCTCCATTTCATTGAATTACACCAGAATTATTTTCATATGTAAAAAAAAGCTTACAAACCTCTATTTCATTGAGTTACaccataattatttttatatgtaaAAAAATGAGCCTTTTTTAGGGTCTCTTTAAGTGAATTTGTAAGAAAATATCTTTGTttaagttatctttttttaaaaaaaatttatagaaaagtaaaaataattttatgtttagatatctcatgcaaaaagatttttttatttatcaattatgtttgggcataacaatataaaaatatttttttgtttatttattatgtaaaGTCCGATTGGAAATTTAAATGCGTGTGTTATAGCATTATAGCCTGTCTAGTGTAGCTCATGCAATAAAAGATCAAACTGCACAATCAGGCGGCTGTCGGCTGAGTAAGTAATGAAATATGAAAAACATGTTAGATAAAGGTTCAAAAATTTGGTTATGGGGTGTAGGGTGGTGTATTGGTTGGGAATGGATGAATCTAGTGTATTTATGTATGGATGGAGGTGTCAGGTAGAAGGGTAACATGCAGGGACGTATTGTAACACGTGAGGCGTGTTGGACACGTGACAGTATCTTGGCCAACACGTAGGAGGCGTGTTGGACACGTGACAACATTCTGCCTAACATGTGGGGAGCGTATTGAATGATTTCTATAATACTGTAATAcactttaaatattaatattcaaccaaaacaccatctctattttcatattaaaaataatttttgttagataaactcaaatcaaaatattatttatacactaaaattaatcatcaaactatatatattttatattagtagttATAGTAACAGATTTGAATGTACACGTAATATGGTtaatatctaaatattaaattaaaaaattaatatttaatttagtctctaaaattttaattgtttCTATTTAGTCCCTAAATTTTGTAAAAGTGATTGACATTAGTCTTTATGACAATTTTCAGTAAACAGACATTAATAAAACACTGACATATACAACTAGATGGCACGCTAAAACTTATAAAATGGCGTCATTTTAGTTTTATTGCTCAAATAATCCAAAATTGATGTGGTATCActtattttaggaaaaaaaattttaaaactactTACGATATTCTTTTTTTGCTATTTGAGTGCCAAAACCAAAATAATGTTATTTTACAAAGTCTATCATGGTATCCGGCTATTGACGTCAATGTTTCGTTAATATTTTGCTATCGAAAGTTGTTTTAGGGACTAACATGAGTACATGACTCACGTTCATAAAATTTGGAGATTAAATAgagacaattaaaattttaaagactaaattgagtattatctcttAAATTAAATCATAAATTTATTGTTGATACTtgacaaaattaaaaatctaaataATTTTTACATTCAACAtgtgaataattatttaaaagaaGATGTGTGattaaataataagataaatattttatattattaatatattaaaattaaattgtgttttttaattatttatataattacaCTTTTTTCAATATTAAAcactataaaaattaaaacattTAAGCTATATGCCTATTAAATAAGaatattttgataaataatttttaatcagTTACTATTTTGAGATTTTATTAGTGTACAGACGATGATAAAGACAAATATCATGAACCAAGGAGAATACTTTTTTCACTATCACTCTGTAGAGGTGCACATGATTTGGTTTGATTCGGGCGAAAGATTTGGTCCGGATTTAAATATTTTGAgattaatttggtgtgattttattgGGTTTAAAATCGGATAAGAATCTAAAAAATACATTCAGTCATTATTTAGGGTCGGATTTGGGTCAAAACGAATTCGATTTTATCCAGCTTAAAAGGACTAAAAAaggtatatatgttttaaattaattccaatattatgttatattaattataagcttattattttatttttaattatatttgttgaattagaaaatagatcaaagaagcataaatttagaatttatggacaaattcaaGTTTAAGTATAGTTATCAACTTTTCTGtaacaagtattttttttttctttataaatgaGTGCATTATAattttttgatataaaatttatcAAGACCCGGACTTCATCCGGTCGAAACTCTATTTAAGTGTGACCCAAAAATAGTGTAATTTTACTGGATCTAGAATcggataaaaatttgaaaaataaactaGTTATTATTTAAGGTCGGATACGAATCAAGACGAACCGGATTTCACCCGACCTTATGTACACCTCTATCCTCTGTATAAACTCTTGGTTCCTAAACATATTAATAATCCAAAATTGTAATGTAGAATAAATTAATCAGCtagtaaaaactaaaaactagattATTTTAGTATTTCACAATGAATTTTTCATTGTATGTTTCTTAATATTTATACAAATAATTAANNNNNNNNNNNNGTACCTAAATGTTAAATTTTTGTTAAAGtagataatttgaaaattttagttaaatttttaatagaattaataaaaatttaacgtttaaatatttttattaagaaTAACTCATCTTTTATTGACACAATATTAGGGAAATGAATTCTCtctattgttaaaaaaaattgagagtgtaAAGTGTGATTTTTAACTTTTTGTTACTCTctctttctcatatttattcttgatcCCACTTATAAAACTAATGATAAGAAATCACACTTTATTccatcaattgttaaaaaaaaattgagatgaTCCATTTCTTAATATTAGTTTCTTTCTTTTGCAAGTAATTTTATCAATATTCTGAACAACCATAGATAAAAACAACAGTCTTTGTAACTAAAAGTGACAAACGAGTAGAACAGTTGATAATAAATGTCTACTCACATTAACACTATATAACAAGCAGGTGTTTTAAGCATGATGTATAGTTTTGAAGAGTATTACAGACCAATGCATCTTCCAAGTCATAGGTTCAAAATAGTTAGTTAACATACGATCTCTAGGATCAAGAACATGTAACATAGTTTTGCTTGTTTTCTATTATACATCCACATGAGCGCATGATGTTACAGAAAACAATACAATTCTACACATAAAGGTACACCAGCATCATAACTACGTTGGCATTCCACAAGAGGCAGTAATACTTGCCAGAAATCCATTCTTTGTTTCAATTAAGAAGCAAAATCTTGTGGACTATTGTCATCATAAAAGCTGTTCTCTATGTTCCCTGGACTATTGTCATCATAGAGGCCAGCCATGTTTTTTGAGAAACCATAAGGGGCTTTGCTAAACAAccttaaaagttaaaaaataaactcAATGAGAACAATGATTACAACAAATCAATAATCAAATACAACAGTAAGGTTTTAGCCTCTGCTCTTATTCCCTGACCAATTAATCATTAGTCAAAAGTCAAGTAATGGTTCTTTATTCTGTTTTAACATAACATAGTGCTTATTCTGATGCATATACATATTGAGAATGTGCAGAGATATAAAGAAAGGGAGAATAAATATCatgttttgttgattttttttcctttttttttaattctatatattagagttaatagtcaaattagtctctaaaaaatagctcgttctttaaatttgttcttgaaaaattttataaatcaaATTACTCCTTCAAACATtataaattatcatttttatccTTCAATCATTCAATTAATAATTTTCATCAACGATTGATGATATAGAACGTTAATTCACTTAGCATATCCAATTAGAAGCTAAacaaatatatttatgaaaatctatcaatttagtgTCGTTAAGTTATATTAGGATTAGGGtttatataattacaaaaaattgatagattttcataaacatatttgtTCGACGTTTAATTGGACATGTTAAGTGTTATGTATACTACATTCTATATCATCAATTGTTGACGGAAACTATTAATTGTGTGacatatgaataaaaataattaatttgtaatCTTTTAAATGACTaatttaactaataaaaattttcaaaaaatttaaaaactataaTCCGACTATTAACCCTGTATATTAGGTACGTTTTTAATCTGTATACGAGTGTGAACTGGTAACAAATGAGATTCAAGACATGTGACATTAATGGCTAATACACCTGTTGCGTGACACGATTGATGTGTCAACAAAATATAACAATTGGTTAAGACTTAAAGAGTTGACTAGGCAAAGACAAAAATGACCTACCAAACGTAACATTAGGGACCAAATAATTAATTTCCGGAAGCAAGAACTAAAATGGAGTACATTTGCAATTTCAATAACTAAACTGAATCTTTAGTCAATACAACATTAATGGAATTTCTAACTTGATTAGCTAGAACCATCATCAAACATGGCATGGAACTAATTATTAGTACCTGACTCGTCGCTTCTCAAGAAACCTCTGAAGAGATTGTCTACGTGCTAACGGAAATTctgaagagaaaaagagagatcAAGAGAAAGCAACAAAATGTTACATCAAAGTAATAGAAAACAAAGCTAGCATGGAATCAATgctatcatatatatatatcccaCCTTGCAGCCTGCAAATGGAACTCTTTTCTGCAGGAAAGCACACAGATTGTTTTGAAGGCAAGTTGTTGGAATTTCTTTGTGCAGGAGAAGAACTTGTGGAAGTGGGAATGAGTGGAGTGAATGAAGATTGTGTCCCAATTTTCACTTCAGCAGACTTGGCATATGCAGCAGCAATAAGCATTATCTCTTGCACCTGTTGTTAAACATTACAAAATATATTTTAGCATTGTCACTCTGTGACCTCACGATCACAGGTTCAAATACTGCAGTCACTAATATAATTATCAAGTTAGACTGTCTATATTATATTCTCTGTGTTAGAGATAACTATTCATCTTGCCTCCTCTTATCAGCTTTTGAAATAAGTGGTTTCATAACAGAACTCTGTGTTAGAAAGTTTTAGAGTTCGATTCTTTGGTAaatcccaaaaataaaaaaaataacataagataaataaaaacaagaaaaaagagaCTTATGCAAATATCAAACAAATCCAAAAGAAGTGAGTGATTTCTATGACACTTTTGAGTGCAGGTACATAGAAAGTTAATACAAAGCAAAGGGAAGGAATGAAATCAAAACTCTTTTGCTACCTTCTCTGTATTAATTCCATCATAGACAAAAGTGTTCCCATTGAATAAGATGGTAAAATGAGTTGGAGCTGATGCATTCAGTCCAGATGCTGGCATTGGcctgaagaaaataaggaaaaagcAGAGTATACAAAGTGTCGGTAGGTTTGACAGTTACAAGAGAAAAAATTTAACTcattctctaaatttttaaataaagaaagttttgaattttttatttttttatatatttaaaacatCATACATATTACTCAGTTAAGAAGAAAAATTAATACTACCCATTATTATTCAGAGTAGAAGGACATTTTATACAAATCTAAAGGCTATCATATAACTTTAGCTCATAAGAGATTAGTGTAAACTTCTAGAAATAAAGATTATcgtatataatattatataaccTCATAACTTAGGAGANNNNNNNNNNNNNNNNNNNNNNNNNNNNNNNNNNNNNNNNNNNNNNNNNNNNNNNNNNNNNNNNNNNNNNNNNNNNNNNNNNNNNNNNNNNNNNNNNNNNNNNNNNNNNNNNNNNNNNNNNNNNNNNNNNNNNNNNNNNNNNNNNNNNNNNNNNNNNNNNNNNNNNNNNNNNNNNNNNNNNNNNNNNNNNNNNNNNN is from Arachis ipaensis cultivar K30076 chromosome B01, Araip1.1, whole genome shotgun sequence and encodes:
- the LOC107635719 gene encoding protein TIFY 3B, with protein sequence MACLKPDELELVGRGEQGSHHAMERIGDANVGSNNNNMADDASMMHFPANWPMPASGLNASAPTHFTILFNGNTFVYDGINTEKVQEIMLIAAAYAKSAEVKIGTQSSFTPLIPTSTSSSPAQRNSNNLPSKQSVCFPAEKSSICRLQEFPLARRQSLQRFLEKRRVRLFSKAPYGFSKNMAGLYDDNSPGNIENSFYDDNSPQDFAS